ATctgaaaattaaaacaaaacaataccaTATTTTCCTGCACGACTTTGGTTATGTATAAGCTAGGCTTTACgtaaaaaacacaaatgctTAGATACAATGAAtcgttttatttaattatattacaaCTCAAGAGGACcagaataaaaaatacatataacctCAACCAATGACACAAAGGTTATCCATTTTCTACAAAAAATATAAGCTACATGAATTTATAAGTTCCTCCCTATATGACCAAATATACCACAACCGTgcaatatttaaaacaaaagacaaaccaCACATGAACTGGTGCATTAACATAAACATGATATTCTATCAAGTACAGTTGCAGTATCAAGACTATCACAGATGTACATGTTGTGTCCTGTTTGAACTCACTGGCTTAGCTGTTGATATATAAATGTAGTACTTACAGATCGAACTTTTCGCTAACATTCTGATTAAAATCTCCATACATAGCATTAAGTCCGGTCAGACTTCTCTTTACGCCGCAGAATTTTGGCTGCATTCGACAATTTTTCCCTCATGAAGCGCCTGATGTCAGCTTCCGCTGCCTCGGGGAAGACCTTGCGTGCTTCAGCTgtgcataaaaaaacaaagattcAGTAACACTGCCCCTTGTAGACATTGACAACTGAATGCAAGGATTAATTAACACAACCATTTTGGTggttcatgtatttatatatactagTCACAGATCACATGCGAGAGTACCACCAACACAAATAGCATGTTTGGGATATCAATGTTACTACAGATAAAATATGTCATAAGGTTAGCGAAAATAGGTAAGAAAGGCAATTGCTAATTACCAATAATTTCCATGACATGGTCACGAGGCAGTGCCGCCTTGACGTTGGCTGCCTTCGTTGAGGATAACCCCGACACGCTGTGTGTCGCCATATATTCCGTTGAGTAAATCCCGTGCATGAGGTCATTCACAAATTTTTGTGCCGAGGTCCGTGAAGATCTCGATTTCACAGATTGAGAGATGATCTGAAAAAAAGTCTCCATGATTTGGTTTCCTTCCCAACATATGACCATTTATGGAACAATGACAAGATTATGTCAACACATAGTAGATACACTTATATATAAGTGTATGGATACAATACAAGTCCTGCAGCTAGGAGATgagtattattattcataaacATAGCCACACaagaaaaaaagttaaatacgTACCACAGAATCATTTGAGGCAGATTCATCTTCATTGGTTACATCCAATGGTGTTGATGGTTTGGCCGTATTGGCCGCAATAGGCGGTTGACACCTTCGTGCCTGCTCCACTGAGGGCGCTGCCGATCTCACCAGCATCTCTGCTCTTATGCCCAGAATCTCTTGTCTGATGCCTCTCATTTCATTCACCATTGCCTGCATTTGTCGTACTGCTTCAGCACATCTGCATACGTAAATTAATGTTGCATTATTTACTTATTTCGTGATGATATACAATAAATCTGTTACCCTTGCTAATATCCATGTCTGGTTGGTCAAATAACCATTCAATCAAATTCCATGCACTTGACAATCATGATAAAAACTGGATGTATCCAGCCCCATATGAAGGAAACCCATACTACTGATATATGTGCTATGGTATGAACCAGATTAGACCACAATAATTAGTTCCTTTTCTGAGACAAAATTACTTAAATTATTATGGTAATGCATATATTATGTTTGTAGCATTCAAGGAGTCACCCTACATTAAATAATAGATATTTCAGTAGGTGCATGGCATCAAGTAACCTTTAATTAGCAAGTCCTAATTTCCATTTACCTTTTGCCACAAGGAGTCTCAGTTGAGCCAGATGGGGTCTCAGTTGCAGTTATGGCAGAGTTGTCAATATCCAACTGAAAGATATGAATTTCATTTGCAAAAGCCCAGTTAAAACTAAGTGATTGAAAATGTttgcaataaataaaacaggttTTCATGAACCATATCTCAAGAAATATTGATATATGTATATGCCTCTGAGAATAAATGATCTACAATAAACagttattcatgtatttatacatAGGACCACTTGTATGTTAATTCCAAATGTTTACCATATTCCCTCAGAATAGCTTCAGCCTAACATATGAGAAATCTCACTTGTGCATTTTTGTACTTCTGCAAAATACTTTTGCTGGCATTTTGTGCAGTTGATGCCTGCTTGCGTTTTGACTTGGTCTTCGgctgcaataaaaaaaagtaattaacaTATATAATAGCCATTATTGCATATGCACCAGCATTTAAATTGCTTCTTATAAGATTGTTATTAAGATAAAGGATACCAAAACACTGATATAAAGGATAGATAAATAAGCTTATATCAGAAGTAATGATAAGATATAAGATAACTATGAGactatttgaccattttgttcagattagttaaaaaaaaaaatattggtcGACAATTATTAAAGCTATATAGTTTTAATAATATTTGGAATATTAAATCAACATACTAAATTGTATATTAAATGAGAATGAACTACAatacatatttaaaaatgttaattAAAATCTGCATAAGAAGATTCCATGGATACCTCATTACCTCGGCCACATGCTCATCATTTCCATCCTCAGATGGCTCCACGTTCTTTGAATTTGGAATTTTTCGCCTTTGGCCTTTTCCACATTTAGATGTAGGTGTGACTGCCACATCCAGAAGGCCTAACTCCGCTTTCTTCCTCACTTCGACCAGTTCTCTCCTATCCTCTATTAAATCGGGATTAAATAGAAAGAACATCAGATAATGCTAGTCGTATGCATAGAAGTCATAATTAACTTCCATTTAATAAAGTTGCAACAAGCTTAGCTGCATGAGAACTAGATCTAGGCGATAGGCCTAGtagatgcatatatatatatatatgcatgcatagGTGTAAATTATTTACGGAAATTACTGCACGAGCACACTGCAGTAAATtaatagataggcctacatctaACTGATAtaattaagtaggcctatatatggtACTGTTATAAGTTACTATAGGTCCAAATAGAACATGATTTTATGTAATTGTCAGTCTTACCTCCGGTTGCCATTATTTTGGCCGAACAAAGTTTAACTTTTCCATTTCGTTCCCTCCATCGCACGACATATTCTTGTGCTTCATTCTGCTCGTCAAATTCTCCCTCAATCCAGGAGAGCTCACCAATGTCGACAGAAAAATCATCAAAGGCAAACACAGCCAACATTACCATCGTGTTAATATTGATAGTTCTTCAAGTCAGACTACTTCGAACCGCGACCGTTAGTGCTCCGCTGCGAAAGGCCGCCACAATATTTAAAAAGCTCCACTCCGGATAAGCGCGGTAGGTCCTAAAACTCGGAATCACACGTGATAATTAGCGGTCTAACAGGATCATGCAAAAATGAATATGCAATTTGCAAACTGACTACACTCAATAGCTCTGTGAGTAATGGTCCAAGCGCGAAAAATCAGCATTTGATATTCAATATTCCGCATTGTACCAGATTTCATCGCACATGCGCACACCTGCGACCGGAAACTGGAGTGCGGTCCAGAACGAGGATTGCCTCAAATTGATTGAGAAGAAAGAGCAATGGCGACCTACCTGTAGTTGTTTTTAAGAGTGGGATCGAGTAATGGATCGTGGGAGAAAGATTCCGCCATCTTATAAGCGATATTTATCTGAAGAATCACAAGATATTCCTCGGACTACTGAGTTATATCGAAAGCTTCCGAAGTCGGCGAGGACGGAACCgacgtcatcgtcatcatcagaTTCTGAAGATGAACACTGTTACATGAGATTTAATATATTTTACTGTGTAAGTAATAAACCTTGTAAGTAAAATCTTCCATGTGATACTTAAATAACTTAGTTAAAGAAAAACGTATTCAAATCTAAACATTCTGGATACAATTAGTCATTTTATGATCTGAAATTGATGAAATTCCATTTTTATGAATGTTCATTTTACATATCTTAATGTTCAGTCTGTATATTCTTTGTTTAATATTGATGCAATATAGTGATTTTTATTCATCAATGGTGCATTGGGTCAATTTATAATTGGCTGAATTGAACTGCATGGTGTTGAATTATTTGTTTGTAGTCTTATCCAAAGTCTGTCAATGCGAACAAGATTGTTCATGCTCAGAGTTgcttatatattattatgagtTGTCTCCGACGCAAAACCAATTTGTCGTCTATGACGGTGATATCAATGTCAATGTGTCAAAGTTCCTTGTTCAGGTTGAGAACACTGGACGTTTGATGGTGTGCACCTCAAGGGAAGTGAAGGCCAAGTGTACTCTTGTGGAACATGCTAACCGTGTTCCCGTTGTAAAAATGCCTGCATTTGAAAGGGACTAAAAATAAGTTTCTTTGTGATAATCTACACTGCTCATTCGTTCATATATAGCTATTCTATAGAGAGTTTTCGGTCAAATTGACAAAACTTTATGTTAGTAAACTTCAGAGTAAGTTTTTAACTCATGTTGCTTATTTTATTAACATATGATTCAACAAATGGTGTGTACAGGAGTAAACggtttaacatttaaaatgtcattTCTATTATGGATTGTGTTTTGTTCCT
The Gadus morhua chromosome 7, gadMor3.0, whole genome shotgun sequence DNA segment above includes these coding regions:
- the LOC115546443 gene encoding BEN domain-containing protein 6-like; translated protein: MVMLAVFAFDDFSVDIGELSWIEGEFDEQNEAQEYVVRWRERNGKVKLCSAKIMATGEDRRELVEVRKKAELGLLDVAVTPTSKCGKGQRRKIPNSKNVEPSEDGNDEHVAEPKTKSKRKQASTAQNASKSILQKYKNAQLDIDNSAITATETPSGSTETPCGKRCAEAVRQMQAMVNEMRGIRQEILGIRAEMLVRSAAPSVEQARRCQPPIAANTAKPSTPLDVTNEDESASNDSVIISQSVKSRSSRTSAQKFVNDLMHGIYSTEYMATHSVSGLSSTKAANVKAALPRDHVMEIIAEARKVFPEAAEADIRRFMREKLSNAAKILRRKEKSDRT